A DNA window from Hydrogenophaga taeniospiralis contains the following coding sequences:
- a CDS encoding LysE family translocator, whose protein sequence is MTLQLLLAYSLITWLTAATPGPAVLLALRNGATRGFRAGLYSTLGNQIGLLLLAGASILGLGVILHTSAWLFTLVKWVGAAYLVYLGVRMLRSRDGLDLGSAAQGDAPPASDAQMFRLGLWVSLTNPKAILFFGALFPQFVQPEQPLLPQFATLVSLSMCASVSCLLTYVWLASHARRWLQRPRAARWINRVAGSVFIGFGVVLAGLRR, encoded by the coding sequence ATGACCCTGCAACTGCTGCTGGCCTACAGCCTCATCACCTGGCTCACCGCCGCCACCCCGGGGCCGGCCGTGCTGCTGGCGCTGCGCAACGGTGCCACGCGCGGCTTTCGCGCCGGGCTGTACTCCACTTTGGGCAACCAGATCGGGCTTTTGCTGCTGGCCGGCGCCTCCATCCTCGGCCTGGGCGTGATCCTGCACACCTCGGCCTGGCTGTTCACGCTGGTGAAGTGGGTGGGCGCGGCCTACCTCGTGTACCTGGGCGTGCGCATGCTGCGCTCGCGCGACGGGCTGGATCTGGGCAGCGCGGCCCAGGGCGACGCGCCGCCGGCGAGCGACGCGCAGATGTTCCGCCTGGGCCTGTGGGTCTCGCTCACCAACCCCAAGGCCATCCTGTTTTTTGGCGCACTGTTCCCACAGTTCGTGCAGCCCGAACAGCCCCTGCTGCCCCAGTTCGCCACGCTGGTGTCGCTCAGCATGTGCGCCTCGGTGTCGTGCCTGCTCACCTACGTGTGGCTGGCCAGCCATGCCCGGCGCTGGCTGCAACGGCCGCGCGCCGCGCGGTGGATCAACCGCGTGGCCGGCAGCGTGTTCATCGGTTTCGGCGTCGTGCTGGCCGGACTACGAAGATAA